One Fuerstiella marisgermanici DNA window includes the following coding sequences:
- a CDS encoding acyltransferase family protein codes for MTGSSSISCDPEVAAWRTTPVQEASGSLKTVTTTPVARIYYLDCMRGFLMMLGVVLHAANVYGVRGTWEIHDAAGVPAFDLLSDLIRLFRMPSFFIVAGFFASMSLTQRSASQFLAERACRLLPPFVCVFCTLNVLQLWLQDDDSWFILSRNAFVWTRLPELLREGRVIQHLWFLIVLMWYCVATALFAGVLTGKRERHLRQSIPFGLRTLLGCICISEIGASLLVHVWAPLGEYMLGGLIAPSYLLRYLPYFLFGLWLEANRSELDLFSRLSIPRMFSLAALWIGSQLVLPKLPSGWNQGGQLLAGAVCTWLACQVCFSVFRWLSDRPQRWARYLAEASYSVYLFHHILIVILAQNLQLVAISVTAKFVVVVIGAFLGSIAIHEGLIRHNTALLPLLNGRFTQRKKPVKGEFVAHTTSNSK; via the coding sequence GTGACCGGTTCCAGTTCGATTTCGTGCGATCCTGAAGTCGCGGCGTGGCGGACTACGCCTGTGCAGGAGGCCTCAGGTAGCCTCAAAACGGTCACGACGACGCCGGTGGCAAGGATCTACTATCTCGATTGCATGCGAGGTTTCCTGATGATGCTTGGCGTAGTGCTGCACGCCGCAAACGTTTATGGGGTGCGTGGCACCTGGGAGATCCATGACGCGGCCGGAGTGCCAGCTTTCGACCTGCTGTCTGATTTGATTCGCTTGTTCCGAATGCCGAGCTTCTTCATCGTTGCCGGCTTCTTTGCATCGATGTCGCTGACCCAGCGTTCGGCAAGTCAGTTCCTTGCGGAGCGAGCGTGTCGGTTGCTGCCGCCATTCGTCTGCGTTTTCTGCACGCTGAACGTGCTGCAGCTTTGGTTGCAGGACGACGACTCGTGGTTCATTTTGAGTCGCAATGCATTTGTGTGGACGCGTCTGCCGGAACTTCTGCGCGAAGGGCGCGTGATTCAGCACCTTTGGTTCCTGATCGTCCTGATGTGGTACTGCGTGGCGACCGCGTTGTTTGCCGGCGTGCTGACAGGAAAACGGGAGCGGCACCTGCGGCAAAGTATTCCATTCGGTTTGCGGACTCTGCTTGGATGCATCTGCATCTCTGAAATCGGTGCGTCACTCCTGGTTCATGTCTGGGCTCCGTTGGGCGAATACATGCTCGGTGGACTGATCGCTCCCAGCTACCTGCTTCGATACTTACCCTATTTTCTGTTCGGGTTGTGGTTGGAGGCGAACCGATCCGAACTAGACTTATTCAGCCGACTCAGCATCCCGCGAATGTTCAGTCTTGCCGCGCTGTGGATCGGCAGTCAGCTGGTGCTTCCGAAGCTGCCATCGGGATGGAATCAAGGCGGCCAGCTGTTGGCAGGCGCTGTTTGTACGTGGCTGGCATGTCAGGTTTGTTTTTCGGTCTTCCGGTGGTTGTCTGATCGACCTCAACGCTGGGCTCGCTACCTCGCCGAGGCCTCGTATTCGGTTTACCTGTTCCACCACATTCTCATCGTGATACTTGCTCAGAATTTGCAACTGGTAGCGATTTCTGTCACTGCGAAGTTCGTGGTCGTCGTGATAGGAGCATTCCTCGGTTCCATCGCAATCCACGAAGGCTTGATTCGACACAATACCGCGCTGCTTCCACTACTGAATGGCCGGTTCACTCAACGGAAGAAGCCCGTGAAGGGCGAATTCGTCGCTCACACAACTTCGAATTCCAAATAG
- a CDS encoding tetratricopeptide repeat protein: protein MFPKSISIAVLLIAVLCALAYLTTRPDENPDASFSLPTDSSDASSRDAVSGSPDQAIMSRHVRVVADDAHRFVGNAACVNCHSDVWQHYQHSGMSQTWAPVDSTVMDAIDSNVRIADAENAFAYQILNASADASQRNATIRIRETHPEKSDWHRDMSASFRIGSGRHAFGLAHENNGYLTQLPLAWYAHDGQWGLSPGYELHNRRFSRTVQSECIACHGGRTQPTHSVVDRFSVPIESGISCEQCHGPGQDHVAFQSSLASQPSTDDQSRTTDRTIVNPGRLQPEQANDVCLQCHLQGDAVVFRPGCDAFSFRPGDRLRDHRIDFLAKSGDSDVLGVASHGARMLQSACWSQSEGRLTCILCHDAHDTVDRTPVASFDQKCLTCHDGSDCHRPATAANTQDSDTQNSCVRCHMPQRPTRERQHLVFTDHRIQRPTRDEIPEGSILSPNADVELIDLRPGDELDVVTHAAAYIQLHETMGPQQPALRKAGRLLETAFSSAPDDPEMRYWLASVRISEGNGADAVRLLRPVVAHNSQWLEARFRLGIAYDQGKDYQSAIRLYEGLVSDVPDWLEVYPLLSRLYLFQQQPKKAEQLLRQQLTFRDDAEAYAALALAYRLQNKPLAECLQPLDRALALDPVLTNALLNRGYLLAEAGRVQEARRDFEAVLHLEPQHAKAQAGLKLLSQTPRPAIPQSR, encoded by the coding sequence ATGTTTCCGAAATCCATTTCAATTGCAGTGCTGCTGATTGCGGTACTCTGCGCGTTGGCCTATCTCACGACGCGTCCGGATGAGAATCCGGACGCGTCTTTTTCATTGCCCACTGATTCTTCGGACGCTAGTTCACGTGACGCGGTTTCCGGCTCACCGGACCAGGCCATTATGTCACGGCACGTCCGAGTGGTCGCCGATGACGCCCATCGCTTTGTTGGCAACGCGGCCTGCGTGAACTGCCATTCAGACGTCTGGCAACACTACCAGCACAGCGGCATGTCTCAGACATGGGCGCCCGTCGATTCCACAGTGATGGATGCTATTGACTCAAACGTGAGGATCGCTGACGCTGAAAATGCCTTTGCCTATCAGATCCTGAATGCGTCCGCTGACGCCAGTCAACGTAATGCCACCATTCGGATCCGCGAAACTCACCCGGAAAAATCGGACTGGCACCGCGATATGTCGGCCAGCTTTCGGATTGGATCTGGCCGACACGCTTTTGGTTTGGCTCATGAAAACAACGGATACCTCACGCAACTGCCGCTGGCGTGGTATGCGCATGACGGGCAGTGGGGGTTGAGTCCCGGTTATGAACTGCACAACCGAAGATTCAGTCGCACAGTCCAGAGCGAATGTATCGCGTGCCACGGCGGGCGAACGCAGCCCACGCATTCCGTTGTTGATCGGTTTTCTGTGCCCATTGAATCAGGCATATCTTGCGAACAATGTCACGGCCCCGGACAGGATCATGTCGCCTTCCAATCCAGCCTTGCCTCACAACCGAGTACTGATGATCAAAGCAGGACAACAGACCGCACCATCGTAAACCCTGGCCGCCTGCAACCTGAACAGGCGAACGACGTGTGTTTGCAGTGTCACCTGCAGGGCGATGCGGTCGTGTTTCGGCCCGGCTGTGATGCGTTTTCGTTTCGGCCGGGCGACCGTCTGCGGGACCATCGAATCGACTTCCTTGCGAAGTCGGGCGACTCAGATGTGTTGGGAGTCGCCAGTCACGGCGCGAGGATGCTGCAGAGTGCGTGTTGGTCACAAAGTGAGGGTCGTCTAACCTGCATTCTGTGTCATGATGCTCACGATACCGTAGACCGCACTCCCGTCGCGAGTTTCGATCAAAAGTGTTTAACATGTCACGATGGCTCAGACTGCCATCGACCGGCGACTGCCGCGAACACTCAGGACTCGGACACTCAGAACAGTTGCGTGCGCTGTCACATGCCTCAACGGCCGACCCGAGAACGCCAGCACCTGGTTTTCACAGATCATCGCATTCAGCGCCCCACACGCGATGAGATCCCGGAAGGCAGCATTCTGTCTCCCAATGCTGACGTTGAACTGATCGACCTGCGTCCGGGTGATGAACTTGATGTGGTCACGCACGCCGCCGCTTATATACAGCTGCACGAAACGATGGGCCCTCAACAACCGGCGCTTCGGAAGGCAGGCAGGCTGCTGGAGACAGCATTCAGCAGCGCACCTGATGATCCGGAAATGAGGTACTGGCTGGCATCGGTTCGAATTTCTGAAGGCAACGGTGCCGACGCCGTTCGATTGTTGCGGCCTGTTGTTGCTCACAACTCGCAATGGCTGGAAGCTCGTTTTCGGCTTGGGATTGCCTACGACCAGGGGAAGGATTACCAGAGCGCAATTCGGTTGTACGAAGGTTTGGTCAGCGACGTGCCCGACTGGCTGGAAGTCTATCCCCTGCTAAGCCGACTGTACCTGTTTCAGCAGCAGCCGAAAAAAGCCGAACAATTGTTGCGGCAACAACTGACATTCCGCGACGACGCCGAAGCCTACGCGGCACTCGCTCTTGCATATCGCCTGCAGAACAAACCACTGGCCGAATGTTTGCAGCCGCTGGATCGTGCACTCGCTCTGGATCCGGTGCTGACTAATGCGCTACTAAACCGCGGATATCTGCTGGCCGAAGCCGGCCGTGTCCAGGAGGCTCGTCGCGATTTCGAGGCCGTGCTGCATCTGGAACCTCAGCATGCCAAAGCTCAAGCGGGACTAAAACTGCTTTCCCAGACACCGCGACCGGCAATTCCGCAGTCACGATGA
- a CDS encoding DUF1559 domain-containing protein, protein MKLYRRRRVGFTLIELLVVIAIIAILIALLLPAVQQAREAARRTQCKNNMKQIGLAIHNYHDTALCFPMNARNLQPQTNGFSWIAMCLPYFDQAPLYSQLDFNLKTIDTTGSPANRDLIETPLPMLLCPSDPTQAVRSDLAAWWAWPAAPSAVGGRNSGGPAGVTCYMGYQGDWFDSNPPDGVFERSPSVKVKFRDVIDGLSNTLIVGERSPSYSPWCSWATGNGVWIVDRYPINQIRRTAPVPNNTEAGGVKYGAISMHTGGMQGLFADGSVHFLSENMDFDTYKALDRHRDGLPIGGYTP, encoded by the coding sequence ATGAAACTTTACAGACGCCGACGAGTCGGCTTCACCTTGATTGAACTTCTGGTTGTGATTGCGATCATTGCAATCCTGATCGCCTTGCTACTGCCCGCCGTGCAACAGGCTCGCGAAGCCGCCCGACGCACTCAGTGCAAGAACAACATGAAACAGATTGGTCTGGCAATCCACAACTATCATGACACGGCGCTTTGCTTTCCCATGAACGCCAGAAACCTGCAACCGCAGACGAACGGCTTTAGCTGGATTGCAATGTGCCTGCCATACTTCGATCAGGCACCGCTGTATTCTCAACTGGACTTCAACCTAAAGACCATTGACACCACCGGCAGCCCCGCGAACCGCGATCTGATTGAAACGCCCTTGCCAATGCTGCTGTGTCCGTCTGACCCGACTCAGGCAGTCCGCAGTGACCTTGCTGCATGGTGGGCCTGGCCCGCCGCTCCATCAGCTGTCGGGGGACGTAACAGCGGCGGCCCGGCCGGAGTCACCTGCTATATGGGTTACCAGGGAGACTGGTTTGACAGCAATCCACCGGACGGTGTGTTTGAACGAAGCCCCAGCGTGAAAGTTAAATTTCGAGACGTCATCGATGGATTGTCGAACACGCTGATCGTGGGAGAACGATCACCAAGCTATTCGCCATGGTGCAGCTGGGCGACAGGCAATGGCGTCTGGATCGTGGACCGCTATCCAATTAATCAGATTCGCCGCACCGCGCCGGTTCCAAACAATACAGAAGCGGGTGGCGTTAAATATGGTGCTATCAGTATGCACACTGGCGGAATGCAGGGTCTATTCGCCGACGGGTCAGTCCACTTCTTAAGTGAAAACATGGACTTTGATACCTACAAGGCACTGGATCGCCATCGTGATGGGTTGCCGATTGGCGGCTACACACCGTAA